From a single Pseudobutyrivibrio xylanivorans genomic region:
- a CDS encoding GH25 family lysozyme: MKSKVLSRILKSVTAIALATAMTFSMPISAVAAGIQGVDVSKYQGAINWAAVAQSGMSYAFIKAGSTKSGIDPYFAANVTGAQAAGIRTGVYIYSYATTVEAAAQEAALVLQWIEPYNVNFPVAFDIEDGVQKGLDANTCTAIANTFCSVISAAGYTPIVYTYANFYKSHFTSALLYDKWIAQYSDHNDIAGWAIWQYSSGGAVAGISGRVDMNIASKDFAAYIPQVGLLDLGGGNVFFFNNFRRQFGWVDINGVKYHTDPATGIVTTGWFADETGTYYFLPGAANAVVGLNTIDKGIYYFNEAAQLQVGWVTLGENTFLFNPAENGKLYTGWWNDTDGVRYLDTTDGHMLKGLAIVGDAVYYFNEAGLMQVGIVQVNGATYYFGADGKMQTGLQTIGDGVYYFGDDGTMQTGIIQAKDGVYYAGKDGKLVAGQPIKIGNDQYLFGTDGKLVVNQVVQVGDMLYQTNETGIIVATAPAPTATPAAPAK, from the coding sequence GTGAAATCTAAAGTATTATCAAGAATTTTAAAATCAGTCACTGCTATTGCTCTTGCAACTGCAATGACTTTTTCTATGCCAATTTCAGCTGTTGCAGCTGGCATTCAGGGTGTTGATGTTTCAAAATATCAGGGTGCAATTAACTGGGCTGCAGTTGCTCAGTCAGGTATGAGCTATGCTTTCATCAAGGCGGGCAGTACCAAGAGCGGAATTGATCCTTATTTTGCAGCAAATGTTACAGGTGCTCAGGCTGCTGGTATTCGTACAGGTGTGTATATTTATTCTTATGCCACAACTGTCGAGGCAGCAGCACAGGAGGCAGCACTTGTTCTTCAGTGGATTGAGCCATACAATGTAAATTTCCCAGTTGCTTTTGATATAGAAGACGGAGTACAGAAGGGCTTGGATGCAAATACTTGTACAGCGATTGCAAACACCTTCTGCAGCGTTATTTCGGCAGCAGGCTATACTCCAATTGTATATACATATGCAAACTTCTATAAGTCACATTTCACTTCAGCACTTTTATATGACAAGTGGATTGCTCAGTATTCAGACCACAACGATATTGCTGGTTGGGCAATTTGGCAGTACTCATCAGGTGGTGCAGTAGCCGGAATTTCAGGACGTGTTGATATGAATATTGCGTCAAAGGATTTCGCAGCATATATTCCACAGGTTGGTCTTTTGGATCTTGGTGGAGGAAATGTATTCTTCTTCAACAATTTCCGTAGACAGTTTGGATGGGTAGATATCAACGGAGTTAAGTATCACACTGATCCAGCCACAGGTATTGTAACAACTGGCTGGTTTGCAGATGAGACAGGCACCTACTATTTCTTACCAGGTGCAGCAAACGCTGTTGTAGGACTTAATACTATCGACAAGGGAATCTACTACTTTAACGAGGCTGCTCAGCTTCAGGTTGGTTGGGTTACTCTTGGTGAAAATACCTTCCTTTTCAATCCAGCAGAGAATGGAAAGCTCTACACTGGATGGTGGAACGATACAGATGGCGTTCGTTATCTTGATACTACAGATGGTCATATGTTAAAAGGCCTTGCTATCGTAGGTGATGCAGTATACTACTTCAACGAGGCTGGACTTATGCAGGTAGGCATCGTTCAGGTAAATGGTGCAACATATTACTTCGGAGCTGATGGTAAGATGCAGACAGGTCTTCAGACCATTGGAGACGGCGTTTACTACTTCGGAGATGACGGTACAATGCAGACTGGAATCATCCAGGCTAAGGACGGCGTATACTACGCAGGCAAGGATGGTAAGCTCGTAGCAGGACAGCCAATCAAAATCGGAAACGACCAGTACCTATTCGGCACAGACGGCAAGCTTGTTGTTAATCAGGTCGTACAGGTTGGCGATATGCTCTATCAGACAAACGAGACAGGCATTATTGTAGCCACAGCGCCAGCTCCTACAGCTACTCCAGCTGCTCCAGCAAAATAA
- a CDS encoding DUF6472 family protein, protein MANLKKGSTACEYCNNFVWDEEDEQYYCEMDMDEDDYVKLVTGHYSECPYFVNGDEYRVVRHQM, encoded by the coding sequence ATGGCTAATTTAAAGAAAGGCTCTACAGCCTGTGAATACTGCAATAACTTCGTCTGGGACGAAGAGGATGAGCAGTATTATTGTGAAATGGATATGGATGAGGATGACTACGTTAAGCTTGTCACTGGACACTATAGCGAGTGCCCATACTTTGTAAACGGAGATGAGTATCGTGTCGTACGTCATCAGATGTAA
- a CDS encoding COG2426 family protein, whose product MGDYLMKNYFYVFFISMVPLIELRGAIPAAYFIKANDPTFNLLLAYVVIAIGNMLPMPIIYFFARKVLEWGKDKPVIGGFFTFCLEKGEKGGKKLQEKAGRGLFVALMLFVGIPLPGTGGWTGTLAASILDMDFKSTILAVVCGIALAGCIIGLLCTLGLGAYIGVAA is encoded by the coding sequence ATGGGAGATTATTTAATGAAGAACTATTTCTACGTATTTTTTATTTCAATGGTGCCACTAATAGAGCTTAGAGGTGCCATTCCAGCTGCATATTTTATCAAAGCGAATGACCCTACATTTAATTTATTACTTGCTTATGTTGTTATTGCGATTGGAAATATGCTTCCAATGCCAATCATTTATTTCTTTGCCCGCAAAGTTCTTGAGTGGGGTAAGGATAAGCCTGTTATTGGTGGCTTTTTTACATTTTGCCTTGAAAAGGGTGAAAAGGGTGGTAAGAAGCTTCAGGAGAAAGCAGGACGTGGCCTTTTCGTAGCACTTATGCTTTTTGTTGGTATTCCACTCCCAGGTACAGGTGGATGGACTGGTACACTTGCTGCATCAATCCTTGATATGGATTTCAAATCCACAATACTTGCGGTTGTTTGTGGTATTGCACTTGCAGGATGCATCATTGGTCTGCTTTGCACTTTAGGACTTGGCGCTTACATAGGAGTGGCAGCTTAA
- the hisC gene encoding histidinol-phosphate transaminase, translating to MTSWKQNVRQVVPYTPGEQPKQQNIIKLNTNENPYPPSPRVSQAIAKVSADSLRRYPDPTCASLVDAIAKYHGVDASNVFVGVGSDDVLAMSFLTFFNSDRPILFPDITYSFYDVWADLFRIPYNQKPLDSDFKLVASDYEGPCGGIVIPNPNAPTGVAEPVEFFEKIVESHPECVVIIDEAYVDFGAKSCLELVRKYDNVLVVRTFSKSRAMAGNRIGYAIGNAELIKYLSDCKFSFNSYTMDTITLAAGVASIEDDSYFKEKVDAVIATREWTKEQLKGLGFTFPDSKSNFIFAKHEFVNAVSIFEELKKRGIFVRHFSKPERIANYLRISIGTDEEMCSFIEKLKK from the coding sequence ATGACTAGTTGGAAACAAAATGTACGCCAGGTGGTGCCATATACACCAGGTGAGCAGCCAAAGCAGCAAAATATCATCAAACTTAACACTAACGAGAACCCATATCCGCCAAGTCCACGTGTGAGCCAGGCAATCGCAAAGGTGAGTGCAGACTCCCTTCGTAGATATCCTGACCCAACATGTGCCAGCCTGGTGGATGCTATTGCCAAGTATCATGGAGTGGATGCTTCCAATGTTTTCGTGGGGGTTGGTTCTGATGACGTGCTTGCTATGAGCTTCCTGACATTTTTTAATTCCGACAGGCCAATTCTGTTTCCAGATATCACCTATTCATTTTATGATGTTTGGGCAGATTTGTTTAGAATTCCTTACAATCAGAAGCCACTTGATTCGGACTTTAAATTAGTAGCTTCTGACTACGAAGGACCATGCGGTGGAATTGTAATCCCAAATCCAAATGCGCCAACAGGTGTTGCTGAGCCAGTCGAGTTTTTTGAAAAGATTGTTGAATCTCATCCTGAATGTGTTGTAATAATCGACGAGGCTTATGTTGATTTTGGAGCTAAATCCTGCTTGGAATTAGTTCGTAAATACGATAATGTATTAGTTGTTCGTACTTTTTCTAAGTCGAGAGCTATGGCTGGAAATCGTATTGGTTATGCAATTGGAAACGCTGAGTTGATTAAGTATTTGTCTGATTGTAAATTCTCATTCAACTCATATACTATGGATACAATTACTCTTGCTGCAGGTGTTGCTTCAATAGAGGATGATTCATATTTTAAAGAGAAAGTAGATGCGGTAATCGCTACTCGTGAATGGACAAAGGAACAGCTCAAAGGGCTAGGCTTTACATTCCCTGACTCAAAGAGTAATTTCATCTTTGCTAAGCATGAATTCGTAAATGCAGTAAGTATCTTTGAAGAGCTTAAGAAACGAGGCATTTTTGTTCGTCACTTCAGCAAGCCAGAGAGAATTGCTAATTATCTTCGCATTAGCATCGGAACCGATGAGGAGATGTGTTCGTTTATTGAGAAATTAAAAAAATAG
- a CDS encoding L,D-transpeptidase family protein, whose translation MSGLKKKKAHKKNKFKRFYVDKKTMLKLEITAGIVLFVYLAGSIYFGSHFYIRSKVNGVGASFRNAQSTYDKILTDADKYTITFENADGDVVNEVSAADLGVGVNYDVSEVEALLPQQSGFNWIGRIFVPAEYYTKTGNSYDEAKVKAVAESLDFSHQKATKESEDAYIKFDGSEFVIVPEVYGDRIDVEGVEEAIIYAVENLQTVINLTDGTCYNKPDVKEDDANIKAACEQLNKYMNTAIHYDLGEGLTEEIPAETKAGWFTWDDFKVDFNRDAIGEYVNAMGDKYNTYGKKKEFTTSTGEEITVPAGSFGWRIAYEGEIDAIIADLKGGKDVTRDFTYLYRGTSHGEHDYGTSYVEVNLTTQHVYVYKEGEMVFDTSCVTGNVSKGHGTHTGVYPIAYKQKDATLKGDNYESHVNFWMPFNLGEGLHDATWRNKFGGTIYKTGGSHGCVNLPLSAAEKIYDIVEAGWPVLVFYTGDTEEENFRLQNPQIEAMNLIADIESVSLESEAKIVAARQKYDSLTEEQKALVTNYQDLVNAEQALQILKEQAAAAAAAAGEGQIPADGTVPVTPEVPVTPEVPVTP comes from the coding sequence ATGAGTGGATTAAAAAAGAAGAAAGCTCATAAGAAAAATAAATTTAAAAGATTTTACGTAGACAAAAAGACAATGCTTAAGCTTGAAATTACAGCTGGCATTGTTTTATTTGTGTATTTAGCCGGAAGTATTTATTTCGGAAGTCATTTCTACATCAGAAGCAAGGTCAACGGTGTTGGCGCATCTTTCAGAAATGCTCAGAGTACCTACGATAAAATCCTTACAGATGCTGATAAATATACAATCACCTTTGAAAATGCAGATGGTGATGTTGTCAATGAAGTTAGTGCAGCTGATCTTGGCGTTGGTGTAAATTACGATGTTTCAGAGGTTGAAGCCCTTTTACCACAGCAGTCAGGTTTCAATTGGATCGGTCGTATTTTTGTTCCAGCAGAGTACTACACCAAGACTGGTAATTCCTATGATGAGGCAAAGGTGAAGGCAGTTGCTGAAAGCCTTGATTTCTCTCATCAGAAGGCTACAAAAGAATCTGAGGATGCTTACATCAAGTTCGATGGTAGCGAGTTCGTTATCGTTCCTGAGGTTTATGGTGACAGAATCGATGTCGAAGGTGTTGAGGAAGCTATCATCTATGCAGTTGAGAATCTCCAGACTGTTATTAATCTCACAGATGGTACCTGCTACAACAAGCCTGATGTAAAGGAAGACGATGCAAATATCAAAGCAGCCTGTGAGCAGCTTAACAAATATATGAACACAGCTATTCATTATGACTTGGGTGAGGGCCTTACTGAGGAAATCCCTGCCGAGACTAAGGCTGGTTGGTTCACATGGGATGATTTCAAGGTAGATTTCAATAGAGATGCAATCGGTGAGTATGTTAATGCTATGGGTGACAAGTACAACACCTACGGCAAGAAGAAGGAATTCACCACATCTACGGGTGAGGAAATCACAGTTCCAGCAGGTTCATTTGGTTGGAGAATTGCCTACGAGGGCGAGATTGATGCCATCATTGCTGACTTAAAGGGAGGCAAGGATGTTACTCGTGATTTCACTTATCTTTATCGTGGAACAAGTCATGGCGAACATGATTATGGTACTTCATATGTTGAGGTAAATCTTACTACTCAGCATGTTTACGTTTATAAAGAGGGCGAGATGGTGTTTGATACATCTTGCGTTACTGGAAATGTTTCTAAGGGACATGGTACTCACACAGGTGTGTACCCAATCGCTTACAAGCAGAAGGATGCAACCCTTAAGGGTGACAACTACGAGTCACACGTTAATTTCTGGATGCCTTTCAATTTGGGTGAGGGCTTACATGATGCAACATGGCGTAACAAGTTCGGTGGCACTATCTACAAGACAGGTGGTAGTCACGGTTGTGTAAACCTTCCACTTTCAGCAGCTGAAAAGATTTACGATATTGTTGAGGCTGGCTGGCCAGTACTTGTTTTCTATACTGGTGATACAGAGGAGGAGAACTTCCGACTTCAGAATCCTCAGATTGAGGCTATGAATCTTATCGCAGATATCGAGTCAGTTTCTCTCGAGTCTGAGGCAAAGATTGTTGCAGCTAGACAGAAATATGATTCTCTTACAGAGGAGCAGAAGGCTCTTGTTACTAATTATCAGGATTTAGTTAATGCTGAGCAGGCACTTCAGATATTAAAGGAACAGGCAGCAGCTGCAGCAGCGGCTGCAGGCGAAGGACAGATACCAGCAGACGGAACTGTCCCAGTTACACCAGAAGTTCCAGTTACACCAGAAGTTCCAGTTACACCTTAA
- the hslO gene encoding Hsp33 family molecular chaperone HslO, whose protein sequence is MSDYIVRGTAANDAIRAFAITSREMVEEARSRHNTSPVVTAALGRMLSAGSMMGVMLKGEDDLVTLQIQGSGPMKGITVTANNKGEVKGFPNVAVVDLPPKNGKLDVGGAIDLGILRVIKDMGLKDPYVGTVELQTGEIAEDLTYYYAVSEQVPSSVGLGVLMNKDNTVNCAGGFIIQVMPFTPDEVITQIEENLKTLPSVTDMLSSGKTPEQMLETVLAGLDVTFMETYPASYKCDCSRERVIRSLASLGKEDMDDIINDGKPVEVKCQFCNEAYEFTIDELKSFRKN, encoded by the coding sequence ATGAGCGATTATATAGTTAGAGGAACAGCTGCAAATGACGCAATCAGAGCATTTGCAATTACAAGTCGTGAAATGGTTGAAGAGGCGCGAAGCCGTCACAACACATCCCCTGTAGTTACAGCAGCTTTGGGACGTATGCTTTCAGCAGGCTCAATGATGGGTGTTATGCTCAAGGGCGAGGATGACTTGGTTACTCTTCAGATCCAGGGCTCTGGTCCAATGAAGGGCATTACTGTCACAGCTAATAATAAGGGTGAGGTTAAGGGCTTCCCTAATGTTGCAGTTGTTGATTTGCCACCAAAGAACGGCAAGCTTGATGTTGGCGGTGCTATCGACCTTGGAATTCTTCGTGTCATTAAGGATATGGGCCTCAAGGATCCATATGTTGGGACAGTTGAGCTTCAGACAGGTGAAATCGCTGAGGACCTTACATACTACTATGCTGTTTCAGAACAGGTTCCATCATCAGTTGGCCTTGGTGTTCTCATGAACAAGGACAACACAGTTAACTGTGCGGGTGGTTTCATCATTCAGGTTATGCCTTTCACTCCTGACGAGGTTATTACCCAGATTGAGGAGAATCTTAAGACTCTTCCTTCAGTAACAGATATGCTTTCAAGCGGCAAGACTCCAGAGCAGATGCTTGAAACAGTTCTTGCTGGTCTTGATGTTACTTTCATGGAGACATATCCCGCTTCCTACAAGTGTGACTGCTCTAGGGAGCGCGTTATCCGTAGCCTTGCTTCTCTTGGAAAAGAGGATATGGATGATATTATCAATGATGGCAAGCCTGTAGAGGTTAAGTGCCAGTTCTGTAATGAAGCTTATGAGTTCACTATTGATGAGCTTAAGAGCTTTAGGAAAAATTAA
- a CDS encoding class I SAM-dependent DNA methyltransferase, producing MEAYTGFATVYDMYMDNVPYDTWTENIKTLFEKYNMPMEIVCDLGCGTGQITRRLKAAGYDMIGIDNSYDMLMEAQTHEDSQGILYLCQDMREFELYGTVGAVVSLCDSINYLCDYDELLTVCKLANNYLDPKGLFIFDVKTEHFYETLGCSTIAENRETGSFIWENDYDVETRDNSYFLTIYDENEEGTFDRYEEEHLQHAFTVDEIKKAISESGLELLEVLDVASMSPVNAPEDFKNSDRLYFIAREVTK from the coding sequence ATGGAAGCTTATACAGGTTTTGCAACTGTCTATGATATGTATATGGACAATGTTCCGTATGACACATGGACAGAAAATATTAAGACTTTATTCGAAAAATATAATATGCCTATGGAAATCGTGTGTGACCTGGGTTGTGGCACCGGACAGATTACAAGGCGCCTAAAGGCTGCAGGTTATGACATGATTGGCATAGATAACTCCTATGATATGCTTATGGAGGCACAGACACACGAGGATTCCCAGGGAATCCTTTATCTATGTCAGGATATGCGAGAGTTCGAGCTTTACGGCACTGTTGGAGCAGTGGTAAGCCTTTGCGACAGTATCAATTATCTTTGTGATTACGATGAATTGCTGACAGTTTGCAAGCTTGCCAACAATTATTTGGACCCTAAGGGGCTGTTTATTTTTGACGTAAAGACTGAACATTTCTATGAGACGCTTGGATGCAGCACAATTGCGGAAAATCGCGAGACTGGCAGCTTTATCTGGGAAAATGATTATGATGTTGAAACAAGAGACAACTCATATTTTTTGACCATTTATGATGAAAATGAAGAGGGAACCTTCGACAGATATGAGGAGGAGCATCTTCAGCATGCCTTTACAGTTGATGAAATCAAGAAGGCAATCAGTGAGAGTGGACTTGAGCTTCTTGAGGTTCTCGATGTGGCAAGTATGTCTCCGGTAAATGCGCCAGAGGATTTCAAGAATAGTGATAGATTGTATTTTATAGCAAGAGAGGTAACAAAGTAA
- a CDS encoding DUF6709 family protein has protein sequence MDSLEHLITRSIKTYYKNRLYAPIIFLVILLVLSFIFPVWHMLFPKTYSEDSVSLHDLYNDKETYAKFDLSNLYFTGYTSKWLDNTRGYYYYTMINSECVIVLLDPDTCEQGAPNIDELKVTGKILYESQAARTLLSNLAHDLNWSEEGILSTVSSYTISEPDATGFVTRAFELFFVIFGIYSLINIIVCCVFIVFPVLSIPVQKTRAYGKPAEILAEAEEELATLPQLATEDMFITEHYFIETSSYGVAIVPIDAIIWIYKYSTMHKFLWHHFSITYTLYITAGKRHYIKCPKNIKSDIDGIMDYLAEANHDILVGFSEENRLKVEEIQNDFAIVRKITSFLSQRV, from the coding sequence ATGGATTCACTGGAGCATTTAATTACAAGGTCAATAAAGACATATTACAAAAATAGGCTTTATGCTCCTATCATATTTCTTGTAATCCTTTTGGTTCTTTCATTTATTTTTCCTGTTTGGCACATGCTTTTTCCAAAGACCTATTCAGAGGACAGTGTGAGTCTTCACGATTTATATAATGATAAGGAAACCTACGCAAAGTTTGATCTATCAAATCTTTATTTTACAGGCTATACCAGTAAATGGCTGGATAATACCAGGGGCTACTATTATTACACCATGATTAATTCCGAGTGCGTAATCGTACTTTTGGATCCAGATACCTGCGAGCAGGGAGCTCCTAACATTGATGAGCTGAAGGTTACAGGAAAGATTCTCTATGAATCACAGGCTGCCAGGACATTGCTATCGAACCTTGCCCATGATTTGAACTGGAGCGAGGAGGGCATTCTGTCGACAGTTTCTTCCTATACTATTTCGGAACCGGACGCTACAGGTTTTGTCACAAGAGCTTTTGAGCTGTTCTTTGTGATTTTTGGAATCTACAGCCTCATTAATATCATTGTGTGTTGTGTTTTCATCGTTTTTCCTGTATTATCAATTCCTGTGCAAAAGACAAGAGCCTACGGAAAGCCTGCGGAGATACTGGCGGAGGCAGAGGAGGAGCTTGCTACATTGCCACAGTTAGCTACTGAGGATATGTTCATTACTGAGCATTATTTCATTGAGACCAGTAGTTATGGCGTGGCTATTGTACCTATTGATGCCATCATATGGATTTACAAATATTCCACAATGCACAAGTTCCTTTGGCATCACTTTTCAATCACCTATACTCTTTATATCACCGCTGGAAAGCGTCACTATATCAAGTGCCCAAAGAATATAAAGAGCGATATCGACGGTATTATGGACTACCTTGCAGAGGCAAACCACGATATATTGGTTGGCTTCTCCGAGGAGAATCGTCTGAAGGTGGAAGAAATTCAAAACGATTTTGCTATAGTTAGAAAGATTACCAGCTTTTTATCTCAGAGGGTTTAA
- a CDS encoding alpha/beta fold hydrolase: protein MIRQEEYNFNSADGHSVIHCRKWLPEQEPIAVLQIVHGMVDYIERYDEFATFLASKGYVVVAHDHIGHGHSVASDDELGVMTGKHPSDDMVEDIYTHYSMTRKAYPTIKYFILGHSMGSYMLRKFLSVKAAYIENLSGAIIMGTGWESQALCNAGLAVVAVISFFRGKNYRSKLVQSMTYSAPYKNYDCYGKDYANSWLSKNIEGVEKYYHDKYCTFMFTVNAYKGLSEAVKYVCSEECIAKMRKSMPLLVVSGDADPVGNLGQGTKQTTDAFKKAGIKDVILKLYQGDRHEILHELDRQTVYEDIYQWLEAHR, encoded by the coding sequence TTGATAAGGCAAGAGGAGTATAATTTTAATTCGGCAGATGGTCATTCGGTGATTCACTGCAGGAAGTGGCTTCCAGAACAGGAGCCAATTGCAGTTTTGCAGATTGTTCATGGAATGGTTGATTATATTGAAAGATATGATGAGTTTGCTACATTTTTGGCTTCAAAAGGCTATGTAGTTGTGGCTCATGATCATATTGGTCATGGTCATTCAGTGGCAAGTGATGATGAGCTTGGAGTTATGACAGGTAAGCATCCTTCAGATGATATGGTGGAGGATATCTACACTCACTATTCCATGACAAGAAAGGCTTACCCAACAATAAAGTATTTTATTTTAGGGCATTCAATGGGCTCTTACATGCTCAGAAAGTTCCTTTCTGTAAAGGCGGCCTATATTGAGAATCTTAGCGGCGCTATCATTATGGGAACAGGCTGGGAGTCACAGGCTCTTTGCAACGCAGGCCTTGCGGTTGTAGCGGTTATTTCGTTCTTCAGAGGAAAGAATTACAGAAGCAAGCTTGTGCAGAGTATGACTTACAGCGCACCTTACAAGAATTACGATTGCTATGGCAAGGATTATGCTAATTCATGGCTTTCAAAGAATATTGAAGGTGTTGAGAAATATTACCATGATAAGTACTGCACATTTATGTTTACGGTAAATGCTTACAAGGGCCTTTCAGAGGCTGTAAAATATGTATGCTCTGAGGAGTGCATTGCAAAGATGCGCAAGAGCATGCCACTTTTAGTGGTTTCAGGTGATGCTGATCCTGTTGGAAATCTTGGACAGGGTACAAAGCAGACAACTGACGCATTCAAGAAGGCTGGCATAAAAGATGTTATTCTGAAATTATATCAGGGTGACCGCCACGAGATTTTACATGAGCTTGATAGACAGACAGTTTATGAGGATATCTATCAGTGGCTTGAAGCACATAGATAA
- the atpC gene encoding ATP synthase F1 subunit epsilon, translating into MASLFNLKIIACDGVFYDGPCQFIVIPGRDGEKGILNHHEQFTGIVEIGTVRYQLENGAWKYGIISDGLVTVYPGGDVKIVAYSCERPEDIDTFRAQEALERAQEQLQQKQSHIDYQISSSNLARAMARLKGAGAKNMYKI; encoded by the coding sequence ATGGCATCATTATTTAATTTGAAAATTATTGCTTGTGATGGCGTCTTCTACGATGGTCCTTGCCAGTTTATCGTAATTCCTGGCCGTGATGGTGAGAAGGGTATTCTCAATCACCACGAGCAGTTTACAGGTATCGTTGAGATTGGTACAGTTCGTTACCAGCTTGAAAACGGTGCCTGGAAATATGGAATCATTTCCGATGGATTGGTTACAGTTTACCCAGGTGGAGATGTTAAAATCGTTGCTTACTCCTGCGAACGTCCGGAGGATATTGATACCTTCCGTGCACAGGAAGCTTTAGAGCGTGCTCAGGAGCAGCTCCAGCAGAAGCAGAGTCACATCGACTACCAGATTTCAAGCAGTAATCTTGCCCGCGCTATGGCTCGACTTAAGGGCGCCGGTGCGAAGAATATGTATAAAATATAA
- the atpD gene encoding F0F1 ATP synthase subunit beta — translation MSKLKGKIVQVSGPVVDVEFTDNDLPAIRDALYVMVGEEKRVMEVSQHIGLGVVRCILLAPSEGLCRDMEVIATGESITVPVGEGTLGRLFNVLGDTLDGGESLENEEHWSIHREPPTFEDQSPVVEMLETGIKVIDLLAPYAKGGKVGLFGGAGVGKTVLIQELIHNIATESGGYSIFTGVGERSREGNDLWTEMAESGVLDKTALVFGQMNEPPGARMRVAETGLTMAEYFRDVMHQDVLLFIDNIFRFVQAGSEVSALLGRMPSAVGYQPTLANDLGELQERIASTTSGSITSVQAVYVPADDLTDPAPATTFSHLDATTVLSRKIVEQGIYPAVDPLESTSRILEPDVLGEEHYSVARGVQEILQKYKELQDIIAILGMEELSDADKLTVYRARKVQRFLSQPFSVAENFTGVKGQFVPVKETIRGFKAILNGDMDQYPEAAFFNVGTIEDVKAKAETLAKE, via the coding sequence ATGTCAAAGTTAAAAGGAAAAATCGTACAGGTTTCAGGACCTGTAGTCGATGTAGAATTCACAGATAATGACTTACCTGCCATTAGAGATGCCCTTTACGTTATGGTAGGGGAAGAAAAAAGAGTAATGGAGGTTTCTCAGCATATCGGTCTGGGCGTTGTGCGATGCATTTTGCTTGCGCCTTCTGAGGGACTTTGCCGAGATATGGAGGTTATCGCTACAGGCGAGAGTATCACTGTGCCAGTTGGCGAGGGAACTCTTGGAAGACTGTTCAATGTCCTGGGTGATACTCTTGATGGCGGAGAGTCTCTTGAGAACGAGGAGCATTGGAGCATTCATCGTGAGCCACCTACATTCGAGGATCAGAGCCCAGTTGTTGAGATGCTTGAGACAGGTATCAAGGTTATCGATCTTCTTGCCCCTTATGCAAAGGGTGGTAAGGTCGGACTTTTCGGTGGTGCCGGTGTTGGTAAGACAGTCCTTATTCAGGAGCTTATTCACAATATCGCTACTGAGAGTGGTGGTTATTCAATCTTCACAGGTGTTGGAGAGCGTTCCCGCGAGGGTAATGACCTCTGGACAGAAATGGCAGAGTCAGGCGTTCTTGATAAGACAGCCCTTGTGTTTGGTCAGATGAACGAGCCACCTGGAGCACGTATGCGTGTTGCTGAGACAGGACTTACAATGGCAGAATACTTCCGTGATGTTATGCATCAGGATGTGCTTCTTTTCATTGATAATATTTTCCGTTTCGTACAGGCAGGTTCTGAGGTTTCAGCCCTCCTTGGTCGTATGCCATCTGCTGTAGGTTATCAGCCTACACTTGCTAATGACCTTGGTGAGCTTCAGGAGCGAATCGCTTCTACAACTAGCGGTTCTATTACTTCTGTTCAGGCTGTTTATGTTCCAGCCGACGATTTAACAGACCCTGCTCCAGCTACAACATTCTCTCACTTGGATGCAACAACAGTTCTTTCACGTAAGATTGTTGAGCAAGGTATTTATCCAGCGGTTGATCCACTTGAGTCTACATCACGTATCCTCGAGCCAGATGTACTTGGTGAGGAGCACTATAGTGTAGCCCGTGGAGTTCAGGAAATCCTTCAGAAATATAAGGAGCTCCAGGATATCATCGCTATCCTTGGTATGGAAGAGCTTTCAGATGCAGATAAGCTTACAGTTTATCGTGCACGTAAGGTTCAGCGTTTCCTTTCACAACCATTCTCAGTTGCTGAGAACTTCACAGGTGTAAAGGGACAGTTCGTACCAGTTAAGGAGACAATCCGTGGCTTTAAGGCTATCCTTAATGGTGACATGGATCAGTATCCAGAGGCTGCTTTCTTTAACGTTGGAACTATCGAGGATGTTAAGGCAAAGGCTGAAACCCTTGCAAAGGAGTAG